Proteins encoded together in one Acipenser ruthenus chromosome 22, fAciRut3.2 maternal haplotype, whole genome shotgun sequence window:
- the LOC117431464 gene encoding putative E3 ubiquitin-protein ligase UNKL isoform X4 — MVLFPLANSSEFTYLKEFRTEQCPLFLQHKCTQHRPYTCFHWHFLNQRRRRPIRRRDGTFNYSPDVYCTKYDETTGICPDGDDCPYLHRTTGDTERKYHLRYYKTGTCIHETDARGHCVKNGLHCAFAHGPHDLRPPVYDIRELQAQEALQNGQLGAGEGIPDLQPGVLASQAMIEKTLSEDPRWQDTNFVLANYKTEQCTKPPRLCRQGYACPHYHNSRDRRRNPRKFKYRSTPCPNVKHGDEWGEPSKCDSGDHCQYCHSRTEQQFHPEIYKSTKCNDMRQTGYCPRGPFCAFAHVERIPSTEETMSSLLTVMQSGSQSKTGSQHYTDGTVNDYVNSTTNNGQTGNVSCSSSPTVTSSSGSNSSLSPIGPMSRPKCFTNGSLCSESTTSNVSSPTSNYPKAPGFEREDQAKNMKSHPLDSNPKLNDQEKQNLISVFSVANPLASSITSSITSSLASSIGSDNSSPTALSTMNAKATPFYPGSNTVESVIGSALDLNFSDINVAFLDKELEEQENGDLGLRNQRLLGGSAPVNIPGSFARSSLHCSSSLSASPLSSLSQSLSQSLLSSAMAPHQQQPQPAKSEHGLLGTSAGSSQNSLGLNGGTGSIWDFGSGSFSPTPSPAAPGTSTADLARLQKELDEAKRKMKQWEDSWQQVKQACNAWQTEAQEAKDQAKSAEAERLLAFQKKDDAKRKLKKLQEDFDAMCRSPSMPLLRSYGDIDKVPLPKLQSIQRQLRADLDLIDGVIYQLQSKKCVVCQKHDRCVVLQPCQHYVLCENCAPSETECPYCKTKVMKW, encoded by the exons ATGGTGCTTTTTCCTTTAGCAAATTCTTCGGAATTCAC CTATCTTAAAGAATTCAGGACGGAACAGTGCCCGCTCTTCTTGCAACACAAGTGCACGCAGCACAGACCCTACACTTGCTTTCACTGGCATTTCTTAAACCAGAGGAGACGGAGACCGATCCGGAGGCGAGATGGAACCTTTAATTACAGTCCGGACGTGTACTGTACCAAATACGACGAGACGACGGGGATCTGCCCGGACGGAGACGA CTGCCCCTATCTGCATCGAACTACAGGTGACACGGAACGAAAGTATCACCTGCGCTATTACAAGACTGGCACTTGTATCCATGAAACAGATGCCCGAGGGCACTGTGTGAAGAATGGGCTTCACTGCGCCTTTGCTCACGGCCCGCATGATCTTAGACCTCCAGTATACGATATAag agagctgcaggcacAGGAGGCTCTGCAGAACGGGCAGCTTGGAGCTGGGGAGGGGATTCCAGACCTGCAGCCGGGAGTCCTGGCCAGCCAGGCAATGATTGAGAAAACCCTCAGCGAGGACCCTAGGTGGCAGG ATACCAACTTTGTGTTGGCAAACTACAAGACGGAGCAATGCACAAAACCACCGCGCCTCTGTCGACAGGGGTATGCCTGCCCACACTATCACAATAGCCGGGACAGGAGAAGGAATCCGAGAAAATTCAAATACAG ATCAACGCCATGTCCTAATGTAAAGCATGGGGATGAATGGGGGGAACCCTCAAAGTGTGACAGTGGGGATCACTGTCAATATTGCCACTCACGCACTGAACAGCAATTCCACCCCGAG attTACAAGTCCACAAAATGCAATGACATGCGCCAAACAGGATACTGCCCGCGTGGTCCCTTCTGTGCTTTTGCACATGTGGAAA GAATCCCCTCCACAGAAGAGACCATGAGTTCGTTGCTTACTGTGATGCAGAGTGGATCCCAGTCCAAGACAGGCTCTCAACACTATACAGACGGCACAGTTAACGACTATGTCAACAGCACTACTAACAACGGACAAACTGGAAAT GTTTCATGCTCTAGTAGTCCGACTGTAACATCCAGCTCAGGAAGCAACAGTTCATTATCCCCTATTGGACCCATGAGCAGGCCCAAATGCTTTACTAATGGTAGCTTATGTTCAGAATCCACCACGTCCAATGTATCTTCTCCAACGTCTAACTACCCAAAAGCGCCTGGCTTTGAACGCGAGGATCAG GCAAAGAATATGAAGAGTCACCCACTGGACAGTAATCCGAAATTAAATGACCAAGAAAAACAG AACCTTATTAGTGTATTTTCAGTGGCTAACCCACTGGCTTCGAGTATCACATCCAGTATTACTTCAAGTCTGGCCTCTAGTATTGGCTCTGATAATTCCTCCCCCACGGCTTTGTCAACGATGAATGCCAAAGCTACCCCATTCTACCCAGGTAGCAATACAGTTGAATCAGTAATAG GTTCTGCTCTTGACCTGAATTTTAGTGACATAAACGTAGCATTTCTTGATAAAGAATTGGAAGAACAAGAAAACGGTGACCTTGGATTAAGGA ATCAGAGGTTATTGGGAGGCTCCGCCCCAGTGAATATCCCCGGCTCTTTTGCTCGTTCCTCTTTGCACTGctcttcctccctctctgcctctcctctGAGCTCTCTGTCCCAGTCCCTCTCCCAGTCACTGCTCTCCTCTGCAATGGCTCCCCACCAGCAGCAGCCCCAGCCAGCCAAGTCCGAGCACGGGCTCCTGGGCACCTCGGCCGGCTCCTCTCAGAACTCCTTAG gTTTGAATGGTGGCACCGGCAGTATTTGGGATTTTGGCAGTGGAAGTTTCTCTCCCACTCCATCGCCTGCAGCTCCGGGCACCAGCACCGCTGATCTGGCAAGGTTGCAAAAGGAACTGGACGAGGCTAAAAGGAAAATGAAGCAGTGGGAGGATTCGTGGCAACAGGTTAAGCAG GCTTGCAACGCCTGGCAAACAGAAGCCCAGGAAGCGAAAGATCAAGCGAAATCCGCTGAAGCCGAGAGGCTGCTCGCCTTCCAAAAGAAGGATGATGCAAAGCGCAAGCTGAAAAAGCTTCAGGAGGACTTCGATGCAATGTGTCGGTCGCCCAGCATGCCCCTTCTGCGGAGTTACGGAGACATCGACAAAGTCCCTTTACCAAAGCTTCAATCAATCCAGCGGCAGCTGAGAGCAGACTTGGACTTGATAGACGGG GTGATATACCAGCTTCAGTCAAAGAAATGTGTAGTATGCCAAAAGCATGACCGGTGTGTCGTTCTACAGCCTTGCCAGCATTATGTACTCTGTGAGAACTGCGCACCTAGTGAAACAGAATGTCCTTACTGTAAGACAAAAGTCATGAAGTGGTGA
- the LOC117431464 gene encoding putative E3 ubiquitin-protein ligase UNKL isoform X1 — MQLDWINGNNFAQFLYWIPKCRERSTGLLLAAWSNIFATMSDTKIRYLKEFRTEQCPLFLQHKCTQHRPYTCFHWHFLNQRRRRPIRRRDGTFNYSPDVYCTKYDETTGICPDGDDCPYLHRTTGDTERKYHLRYYKTGTCIHETDARGHCVKNGLHCAFAHGPHDLRPPVYDIRELQAQEALQNGQLGAGEGIPDLQPGVLASQAMIEKTLSEDPRWQDTNFVLANYKTEQCTKPPRLCRQGYACPHYHNSRDRRRNPRKFKYRSTPCPNVKHGDEWGEPSKCDSGDHCQYCHSRTEQQFHPEIYKSTKCNDMRQTGYCPRGPFCAFAHVERIPSTEETMSSLLTVMQSGSQSKTGSQHYTDGTVNDYVNSTTNNGQTGNVSCSSSPTVTSSSGSNSSLSPIGPMSRPKCFTNGSLCSESTTSNVSSPTSNYPKAPGFEREDQAKNMKSHPLDSNPKLNDQEKQNLISVFSVANPLASSITSSITSSLASSIGSDNSSPTALSTMNAKATPFYPGSNTVESVIGSALDLNFSDINVAFLDKELEEQENGDLGLRNQRLLGGSAPVNIPGSFARSSLHCSSSLSASPLSSLSQSLSQSLLSSAMAPHQQQPQPAKSEHGLLGTSAGSSQNSLGLNGGTGSIWDFGSGSFSPTPSPAAPGTSTADLARLQKELDEAKRKMKQWEDSWQQVKQACNAWQTEAQEAKDQAKSAEAERLLAFQKKDDAKRKLKKLQEDFDAMCRSPSMPLLRSYGDIDKVPLPKLQSIQRQLRADLDLIDGVIYQLQSKKCVVCQKHDRCVVLQPCQHYVLCENCAPSETECPYCKTKVMKW; from the exons ATGCAGTTGGACTGGATTAACGGAAATAATTTTGCGCAGTTTTTGTATTGGATACCAAAGTGTCGTGAGCGAAGCACAGGACTTTTGTTGGCAGCATGGAGTAACATTTTTGCAACAATGAGTGACACGAAAATTCG CTATCTTAAAGAATTCAGGACGGAACAGTGCCCGCTCTTCTTGCAACACAAGTGCACGCAGCACAGACCCTACACTTGCTTTCACTGGCATTTCTTAAACCAGAGGAGACGGAGACCGATCCGGAGGCGAGATGGAACCTTTAATTACAGTCCGGACGTGTACTGTACCAAATACGACGAGACGACGGGGATCTGCCCGGACGGAGACGA CTGCCCCTATCTGCATCGAACTACAGGTGACACGGAACGAAAGTATCACCTGCGCTATTACAAGACTGGCACTTGTATCCATGAAACAGATGCCCGAGGGCACTGTGTGAAGAATGGGCTTCACTGCGCCTTTGCTCACGGCCCGCATGATCTTAGACCTCCAGTATACGATATAag agagctgcaggcacAGGAGGCTCTGCAGAACGGGCAGCTTGGAGCTGGGGAGGGGATTCCAGACCTGCAGCCGGGAGTCCTGGCCAGCCAGGCAATGATTGAGAAAACCCTCAGCGAGGACCCTAGGTGGCAGG ATACCAACTTTGTGTTGGCAAACTACAAGACGGAGCAATGCACAAAACCACCGCGCCTCTGTCGACAGGGGTATGCCTGCCCACACTATCACAATAGCCGGGACAGGAGAAGGAATCCGAGAAAATTCAAATACAG ATCAACGCCATGTCCTAATGTAAAGCATGGGGATGAATGGGGGGAACCCTCAAAGTGTGACAGTGGGGATCACTGTCAATATTGCCACTCACGCACTGAACAGCAATTCCACCCCGAG attTACAAGTCCACAAAATGCAATGACATGCGCCAAACAGGATACTGCCCGCGTGGTCCCTTCTGTGCTTTTGCACATGTGGAAA GAATCCCCTCCACAGAAGAGACCATGAGTTCGTTGCTTACTGTGATGCAGAGTGGATCCCAGTCCAAGACAGGCTCTCAACACTATACAGACGGCACAGTTAACGACTATGTCAACAGCACTACTAACAACGGACAAACTGGAAAT GTTTCATGCTCTAGTAGTCCGACTGTAACATCCAGCTCAGGAAGCAACAGTTCATTATCCCCTATTGGACCCATGAGCAGGCCCAAATGCTTTACTAATGGTAGCTTATGTTCAGAATCCACCACGTCCAATGTATCTTCTCCAACGTCTAACTACCCAAAAGCGCCTGGCTTTGAACGCGAGGATCAG GCAAAGAATATGAAGAGTCACCCACTGGACAGTAATCCGAAATTAAATGACCAAGAAAAACAG AACCTTATTAGTGTATTTTCAGTGGCTAACCCACTGGCTTCGAGTATCACATCCAGTATTACTTCAAGTCTGGCCTCTAGTATTGGCTCTGATAATTCCTCCCCCACGGCTTTGTCAACGATGAATGCCAAAGCTACCCCATTCTACCCAGGTAGCAATACAGTTGAATCAGTAATAG GTTCTGCTCTTGACCTGAATTTTAGTGACATAAACGTAGCATTTCTTGATAAAGAATTGGAAGAACAAGAAAACGGTGACCTTGGATTAAGGA ATCAGAGGTTATTGGGAGGCTCCGCCCCAGTGAATATCCCCGGCTCTTTTGCTCGTTCCTCTTTGCACTGctcttcctccctctctgcctctcctctGAGCTCTCTGTCCCAGTCCCTCTCCCAGTCACTGCTCTCCTCTGCAATGGCTCCCCACCAGCAGCAGCCCCAGCCAGCCAAGTCCGAGCACGGGCTCCTGGGCACCTCGGCCGGCTCCTCTCAGAACTCCTTAG gTTTGAATGGTGGCACCGGCAGTATTTGGGATTTTGGCAGTGGAAGTTTCTCTCCCACTCCATCGCCTGCAGCTCCGGGCACCAGCACCGCTGATCTGGCAAGGTTGCAAAAGGAACTGGACGAGGCTAAAAGGAAAATGAAGCAGTGGGAGGATTCGTGGCAACAGGTTAAGCAG GCTTGCAACGCCTGGCAAACAGAAGCCCAGGAAGCGAAAGATCAAGCGAAATCCGCTGAAGCCGAGAGGCTGCTCGCCTTCCAAAAGAAGGATGATGCAAAGCGCAAGCTGAAAAAGCTTCAGGAGGACTTCGATGCAATGTGTCGGTCGCCCAGCATGCCCCTTCTGCGGAGTTACGGAGACATCGACAAAGTCCCTTTACCAAAGCTTCAATCAATCCAGCGGCAGCTGAGAGCAGACTTGGACTTGATAGACGGG GTGATATACCAGCTTCAGTCAAAGAAATGTGTAGTATGCCAAAAGCATGACCGGTGTGTCGTTCTACAGCCTTGCCAGCATTATGTACTCTGTGAGAACTGCGCACCTAGTGAAACAGAATGTCCTTACTGTAAGACAAAAGTCATGAAGTGGTGA
- the LOC117431464 gene encoding putative E3 ubiquitin-protein ligase UNKL isoform X5: MQLDWINGNNFAQFLYWIPKCRERSTGLLLAAWSNIFATMSDTKIRYLKEFRTEQCPLFLQHKCTQHRPYTCFHWHFLNQRRRRPIRRRDGTFNYSPDVYCTKYDETTGICPDGDDCPYLHRTTGDTERKYHLRYYKTGTCIHETDARGHCVKNGLHCAFAHGPHDLRPPVYDIRELQAQEALQNGQLGAGEGIPDLQPGVLASQAMIEKTLSEDPRWQDTNFVLANYKTEQCTKPPRLCRQGYACPHYHNSRDRRRNPRKFKYRSTPCPNVKHGDEWGEPSKCDSGDHCQYCHSRTEQQFHPEIYKSTKCNDMRQTGYCPRGPFCAFAHVERIPSTEETMSSLLTVMQSGSQSKTGSQHYTDGTVNDYVNSTTNNGQTGNAKNMKSHPLDSNPKLNDQEKQNLISVFSVANPLASSITSSITSSLASSIGSDNSSPTALSTMNAKATPFYPGSNTVESVIGSALDLNFSDINVAFLDKELEEQENGDLGLRNQRLLGGSAPVNIPGSFARSSLHCSSSLSASPLSSLSQSLSQSLLSSAMAPHQQQPQPAKSEHGLLGTSAGSSQNSLGLNGGTGSIWDFGSGSFSPTPSPAAPGTSTADLARLQKELDEAKRKMKQWEDSWQQVKQACNAWQTEAQEAKDQAKSAEAERLLAFQKKDDAKRKLKKLQEDFDAMCRSPSMPLLRSYGDIDKVPLPKLQSIQRQLRADLDLIDGVIYQLQSKKCVVCQKHDRCVVLQPCQHYVLCENCAPSETECPYCKTKVMKW, from the exons ATGCAGTTGGACTGGATTAACGGAAATAATTTTGCGCAGTTTTTGTATTGGATACCAAAGTGTCGTGAGCGAAGCACAGGACTTTTGTTGGCAGCATGGAGTAACATTTTTGCAACAATGAGTGACACGAAAATTCG CTATCTTAAAGAATTCAGGACGGAACAGTGCCCGCTCTTCTTGCAACACAAGTGCACGCAGCACAGACCCTACACTTGCTTTCACTGGCATTTCTTAAACCAGAGGAGACGGAGACCGATCCGGAGGCGAGATGGAACCTTTAATTACAGTCCGGACGTGTACTGTACCAAATACGACGAGACGACGGGGATCTGCCCGGACGGAGACGA CTGCCCCTATCTGCATCGAACTACAGGTGACACGGAACGAAAGTATCACCTGCGCTATTACAAGACTGGCACTTGTATCCATGAAACAGATGCCCGAGGGCACTGTGTGAAGAATGGGCTTCACTGCGCCTTTGCTCACGGCCCGCATGATCTTAGACCTCCAGTATACGATATAag agagctgcaggcacAGGAGGCTCTGCAGAACGGGCAGCTTGGAGCTGGGGAGGGGATTCCAGACCTGCAGCCGGGAGTCCTGGCCAGCCAGGCAATGATTGAGAAAACCCTCAGCGAGGACCCTAGGTGGCAGG ATACCAACTTTGTGTTGGCAAACTACAAGACGGAGCAATGCACAAAACCACCGCGCCTCTGTCGACAGGGGTATGCCTGCCCACACTATCACAATAGCCGGGACAGGAGAAGGAATCCGAGAAAATTCAAATACAG ATCAACGCCATGTCCTAATGTAAAGCATGGGGATGAATGGGGGGAACCCTCAAAGTGTGACAGTGGGGATCACTGTCAATATTGCCACTCACGCACTGAACAGCAATTCCACCCCGAG attTACAAGTCCACAAAATGCAATGACATGCGCCAAACAGGATACTGCCCGCGTGGTCCCTTCTGTGCTTTTGCACATGTGGAAA GAATCCCCTCCACAGAAGAGACCATGAGTTCGTTGCTTACTGTGATGCAGAGTGGATCCCAGTCCAAGACAGGCTCTCAACACTATACAGACGGCACAGTTAACGACTATGTCAACAGCACTACTAACAACGGACAAACTGGAAAT GCAAAGAATATGAAGAGTCACCCACTGGACAGTAATCCGAAATTAAATGACCAAGAAAAACAG AACCTTATTAGTGTATTTTCAGTGGCTAACCCACTGGCTTCGAGTATCACATCCAGTATTACTTCAAGTCTGGCCTCTAGTATTGGCTCTGATAATTCCTCCCCCACGGCTTTGTCAACGATGAATGCCAAAGCTACCCCATTCTACCCAGGTAGCAATACAGTTGAATCAGTAATAG GTTCTGCTCTTGACCTGAATTTTAGTGACATAAACGTAGCATTTCTTGATAAAGAATTGGAAGAACAAGAAAACGGTGACCTTGGATTAAGGA ATCAGAGGTTATTGGGAGGCTCCGCCCCAGTGAATATCCCCGGCTCTTTTGCTCGTTCCTCTTTGCACTGctcttcctccctctctgcctctcctctGAGCTCTCTGTCCCAGTCCCTCTCCCAGTCACTGCTCTCCTCTGCAATGGCTCCCCACCAGCAGCAGCCCCAGCCAGCCAAGTCCGAGCACGGGCTCCTGGGCACCTCGGCCGGCTCCTCTCAGAACTCCTTAG gTTTGAATGGTGGCACCGGCAGTATTTGGGATTTTGGCAGTGGAAGTTTCTCTCCCACTCCATCGCCTGCAGCTCCGGGCACCAGCACCGCTGATCTGGCAAGGTTGCAAAAGGAACTGGACGAGGCTAAAAGGAAAATGAAGCAGTGGGAGGATTCGTGGCAACAGGTTAAGCAG GCTTGCAACGCCTGGCAAACAGAAGCCCAGGAAGCGAAAGATCAAGCGAAATCCGCTGAAGCCGAGAGGCTGCTCGCCTTCCAAAAGAAGGATGATGCAAAGCGCAAGCTGAAAAAGCTTCAGGAGGACTTCGATGCAATGTGTCGGTCGCCCAGCATGCCCCTTCTGCGGAGTTACGGAGACATCGACAAAGTCCCTTTACCAAAGCTTCAATCAATCCAGCGGCAGCTGAGAGCAGACTTGGACTTGATAGACGGG GTGATATACCAGCTTCAGTCAAAGAAATGTGTAGTATGCCAAAAGCATGACCGGTGTGTCGTTCTACAGCCTTGCCAGCATTATGTACTCTGTGAGAACTGCGCACCTAGTGAAACAGAATGTCCTTACTGTAAGACAAAAGTCATGAAGTGGTGA
- the LOC117431464 gene encoding putative E3 ubiquitin-protein ligase UNKL isoform X3, producing MPSVSKTAASASAQTEKPTHYTYLKEFRTEQCPLFLQHKCTQHRPYTCFHWHFLNQRRRRPIRRRDGTFNYSPDVYCTKYDETTGICPDGDDCPYLHRTTGDTERKYHLRYYKTGTCIHETDARGHCVKNGLHCAFAHGPHDLRPPVYDIRELQAQEALQNGQLGAGEGIPDLQPGVLASQAMIEKTLSEDPRWQDTNFVLANYKTEQCTKPPRLCRQGYACPHYHNSRDRRRNPRKFKYRSTPCPNVKHGDEWGEPSKCDSGDHCQYCHSRTEQQFHPEIYKSTKCNDMRQTGYCPRGPFCAFAHVERIPSTEETMSSLLTVMQSGSQSKTGSQHYTDGTVNDYVNSTTNNGQTGNVSCSSSPTVTSSSGSNSSLSPIGPMSRPKCFTNGSLCSESTTSNVSSPTSNYPKAPGFEREDQAKNMKSHPLDSNPKLNDQEKQNLISVFSVANPLASSITSSITSSLASSIGSDNSSPTALSTMNAKATPFYPGSNTVESVIGSALDLNFSDINVAFLDKELEEQENGDLGLRNQRLLGGSAPVNIPGSFARSSLHCSSSLSASPLSSLSQSLSQSLLSSAMAPHQQQPQPAKSEHGLLGTSAGSSQNSLGLNGGTGSIWDFGSGSFSPTPSPAAPGTSTADLARLQKELDEAKRKMKQWEDSWQQVKQACNAWQTEAQEAKDQAKSAEAERLLAFQKKDDAKRKLKKLQEDFDAMCRSPSMPLLRSYGDIDKVPLPKLQSIQRQLRADLDLIDGVIYQLQSKKCVVCQKHDRCVVLQPCQHYVLCENCAPSETECPYCKTKVMKW from the exons ATGCCGTCGGTTTCGAAAACGGCGGCGAGCGCTTCTGCTCAAACAGAGAAACCAACCCACTACAC CTATCTTAAAGAATTCAGGACGGAACAGTGCCCGCTCTTCTTGCAACACAAGTGCACGCAGCACAGACCCTACACTTGCTTTCACTGGCATTTCTTAAACCAGAGGAGACGGAGACCGATCCGGAGGCGAGATGGAACCTTTAATTACAGTCCGGACGTGTACTGTACCAAATACGACGAGACGACGGGGATCTGCCCGGACGGAGACGA CTGCCCCTATCTGCATCGAACTACAGGTGACACGGAACGAAAGTATCACCTGCGCTATTACAAGACTGGCACTTGTATCCATGAAACAGATGCCCGAGGGCACTGTGTGAAGAATGGGCTTCACTGCGCCTTTGCTCACGGCCCGCATGATCTTAGACCTCCAGTATACGATATAag agagctgcaggcacAGGAGGCTCTGCAGAACGGGCAGCTTGGAGCTGGGGAGGGGATTCCAGACCTGCAGCCGGGAGTCCTGGCCAGCCAGGCAATGATTGAGAAAACCCTCAGCGAGGACCCTAGGTGGCAGG ATACCAACTTTGTGTTGGCAAACTACAAGACGGAGCAATGCACAAAACCACCGCGCCTCTGTCGACAGGGGTATGCCTGCCCACACTATCACAATAGCCGGGACAGGAGAAGGAATCCGAGAAAATTCAAATACAG ATCAACGCCATGTCCTAATGTAAAGCATGGGGATGAATGGGGGGAACCCTCAAAGTGTGACAGTGGGGATCACTGTCAATATTGCCACTCACGCACTGAACAGCAATTCCACCCCGAG attTACAAGTCCACAAAATGCAATGACATGCGCCAAACAGGATACTGCCCGCGTGGTCCCTTCTGTGCTTTTGCACATGTGGAAA GAATCCCCTCCACAGAAGAGACCATGAGTTCGTTGCTTACTGTGATGCAGAGTGGATCCCAGTCCAAGACAGGCTCTCAACACTATACAGACGGCACAGTTAACGACTATGTCAACAGCACTACTAACAACGGACAAACTGGAAAT GTTTCATGCTCTAGTAGTCCGACTGTAACATCCAGCTCAGGAAGCAACAGTTCATTATCCCCTATTGGACCCATGAGCAGGCCCAAATGCTTTACTAATGGTAGCTTATGTTCAGAATCCACCACGTCCAATGTATCTTCTCCAACGTCTAACTACCCAAAAGCGCCTGGCTTTGAACGCGAGGATCAG GCAAAGAATATGAAGAGTCACCCACTGGACAGTAATCCGAAATTAAATGACCAAGAAAAACAG AACCTTATTAGTGTATTTTCAGTGGCTAACCCACTGGCTTCGAGTATCACATCCAGTATTACTTCAAGTCTGGCCTCTAGTATTGGCTCTGATAATTCCTCCCCCACGGCTTTGTCAACGATGAATGCCAAAGCTACCCCATTCTACCCAGGTAGCAATACAGTTGAATCAGTAATAG GTTCTGCTCTTGACCTGAATTTTAGTGACATAAACGTAGCATTTCTTGATAAAGAATTGGAAGAACAAGAAAACGGTGACCTTGGATTAAGGA ATCAGAGGTTATTGGGAGGCTCCGCCCCAGTGAATATCCCCGGCTCTTTTGCTCGTTCCTCTTTGCACTGctcttcctccctctctgcctctcctctGAGCTCTCTGTCCCAGTCCCTCTCCCAGTCACTGCTCTCCTCTGCAATGGCTCCCCACCAGCAGCAGCCCCAGCCAGCCAAGTCCGAGCACGGGCTCCTGGGCACCTCGGCCGGCTCCTCTCAGAACTCCTTAG gTTTGAATGGTGGCACCGGCAGTATTTGGGATTTTGGCAGTGGAAGTTTCTCTCCCACTCCATCGCCTGCAGCTCCGGGCACCAGCACCGCTGATCTGGCAAGGTTGCAAAAGGAACTGGACGAGGCTAAAAGGAAAATGAAGCAGTGGGAGGATTCGTGGCAACAGGTTAAGCAG GCTTGCAACGCCTGGCAAACAGAAGCCCAGGAAGCGAAAGATCAAGCGAAATCCGCTGAAGCCGAGAGGCTGCTCGCCTTCCAAAAGAAGGATGATGCAAAGCGCAAGCTGAAAAAGCTTCAGGAGGACTTCGATGCAATGTGTCGGTCGCCCAGCATGCCCCTTCTGCGGAGTTACGGAGACATCGACAAAGTCCCTTTACCAAAGCTTCAATCAATCCAGCGGCAGCTGAGAGCAGACTTGGACTTGATAGACGGG GTGATATACCAGCTTCAGTCAAAGAAATGTGTAGTATGCCAAAAGCATGACCGGTGTGTCGTTCTACAGCCTTGCCAGCATTATGTACTCTGTGAGAACTGCGCACCTAGTGAAACAGAATGTCCTTACTGTAAGACAAAAGTCATGAAGTGGTGA